A region of Candidatus Wallbacteria bacterium DNA encodes the following proteins:
- a CDS encoding alpha/beta hydrolase — protein MTRILFLFIFLTSIFKVSASDDSSIMASVFDQLQQKDDKELKSAYCGYIRLEEKAEALHAYAQSLADSGNVTEEQVKNVTAAYKALAVRRTDLTRKILDSRGKPKDSIRMHEDVISLNNEIFDKTYVNLGYDDPAEFMKRVDSGVYLLDPYQQGKAVVLFVHGHGASPSDFDFINKNLDKNRFQAWAFYYPSGEAVKDTSARLLNEIKALKAKYNFTDLYIVGHSLGGVITRDLFAQNKDTPVPGLKGIMTLASPNKGVSFKIPWMFELVCLVILDHVDKSLSELYVNSPLLNEINGHPVQGVKFVTYAGNKPKNWFYSFTSKIMGGVNDGLVKVENAAIDGAANTVLPEDHSTIRLSQNVVQALNKI, from the coding sequence ATGACAAGAATTCTATTTCTATTTATTTTTCTGACTTCTATTTTTAAAGTTTCGGCATCTGATGACAGCAGTATCATGGCTTCTGTATTCGATCAGTTGCAGCAGAAAGACGACAAGGAATTAAAAAGTGCATACTGCGGATACATCAGGCTGGAAGAAAAGGCCGAAGCTCTGCACGCTTACGCTCAGTCGCTGGCAGACAGCGGCAATGTGACTGAGGAGCAGGTGAAAAATGTCACTGCAGCTTACAAGGCCCTGGCTGTCCGGCGCACGGATCTTACCAGGAAAATACTGGATTCCAGGGGAAAACCCAAGGATTCCATCAGGATGCACGAAGATGTAATCAGCCTGAACAACGAAATTTTCGATAAGACATACGTCAATCTCGGTTACGACGATCCGGCAGAATTCATGAAGCGGGTGGACAGCGGAGTCTATCTGCTCGATCCATATCAGCAGGGCAAGGCTGTGGTGCTGTTCGTGCACGGCCATGGCGCAAGCCCCAGCGATTTCGACTTCATCAACAAGAATCTGGATAAGAATCGCTTCCAGGCCTGGGCTTTTTACTATCCGAGCGGAGAGGCTGTCAAAGACACTTCAGCCAGGCTTCTGAATGAAATCAAGGCACTCAAAGCCAAGTACAATTTCACGGATCTGTATATAGTCGGCCACAGCCTGGGCGGAGTGATCACCCGCGACTTGTTCGCCCAGAACAAAGATACTCCTGTCCCTGGCCTGAAAGGAATCATGACTCTCGCCAGCCCTAACAAGGGCGTATCCTTCAAGATCCCCTGGATGTTCGAGCTGGTCTGCCTGGTGATCCTGGATCATGTGGACAAGTCTTTATCTGAACTGTATGTGAACAGCCCGCTGCTGAACGAAATCAACGGACACCCTGTGCAGGGCGTGAAATTCGTCACTTATGCAGGCAACAAACCGAAAAACTGGTTTTATTCATTCACTTCGAAAATCATGGGCGGAGTCAACGACGGCCTGGTCAAGGTGGAAAATGCCGCGATCGACGGGGCTGCCAACACAGTCCTGCCCGAAGATCACAGCACAATCAGGCTTTCCCAGAATGTAGTTCAAGCCCTGAACAAGATCTGA
- a CDS encoding DUF2207 domain-containing protein codes for MKIFLFLFIVFIAASAGICDHIQNYLVNIEINPDDSILIYEKIRVQTELDEIRHGICRDFPVSYVNSFGLTKKCGFSILSIEMDGNPESYEVERTFSSAMIVIGSPDRILSRGIHTYDIKFKLSRVFGIFTDHDELYFNAIGNGWNYPILSADVNLTIPQQFRGKITSFECFGGKYGSREQILTTENLNTGYAVKNKRVLQPLEGITFVLGWPKGLTTAPPLKFQDFVGDNLNLFIGLVGTVLLLCYFLLVWYKVGQDPRAGSIFPRFEGPAGISPAAARFLINRETDNQSLLSAIISMAVKGYLKINVQDKSYSLEKTGTDESRLSDDEMIIAKEIFSSADKLKVGPDYSHSLSSALIKLDKYMEKNWLEDYYSSNFGCFIIGLSLSLITWGLMILYGESIEAMLAITLILVSGNILTSCAIGAGIRHELDSNLGLEGPVKSGLYLSLGIVCTILNVWLIYQIVQLYDLNPAIAILITLISAIDTLFFFLLPAPTLKGLRLIEELLGLKMFLGIADADRFSGRSPELNKTLFERNLPYALALDVEIPWGEKFTAVLAQAEEPSWYTGGGRICYYSFPKVLNSGFNSVVANSISSGPSGGVGGRGSFSSRSGGRGFSGGGRGGGGGRGW; via the coding sequence ATGAAAATATTCCTGTTTCTGTTCATAGTTTTTATTGCCGCTTCTGCAGGAATCTGCGATCACATCCAGAACTATCTCGTAAACATAGAAATCAATCCTGATGACTCAATCCTGATCTATGAAAAAATCAGGGTCCAGACGGAACTGGATGAAATCCGCCATGGGATCTGCAGGGATTTCCCTGTTTCCTATGTCAATTCTTTCGGATTGACAAAAAAATGCGGTTTTTCGATCCTTTCCATCGAGATGGACGGAAATCCGGAATCCTATGAAGTGGAAAGAACATTCAGTTCAGCGATGATTGTAATCGGGTCGCCTGACAGAATTTTGTCCCGCGGCATTCACACCTATGACATCAAATTCAAGCTCAGCCGGGTATTCGGAATTTTTACGGATCATGACGAACTTTACTTCAACGCGATCGGCAATGGCTGGAATTATCCTATCCTGTCTGCTGATGTAAATCTGACAATTCCGCAGCAATTCAGGGGTAAAATCACTTCCTTCGAGTGCTTTGGCGGGAAATACGGCAGCAGGGAGCAGATCCTCACAACGGAAAATCTCAATACCGGATATGCAGTAAAGAATAAGCGGGTGCTGCAGCCTTTGGAAGGCATCACCTTTGTGCTTGGCTGGCCGAAAGGTCTGACAACCGCTCCTCCCCTCAAATTCCAGGATTTTGTAGGAGACAATCTGAACCTGTTCATCGGACTGGTCGGGACAGTGCTGCTTCTCTGCTATTTCCTGCTGGTCTGGTATAAGGTGGGGCAGGACCCCAGGGCTGGTTCAATCTTCCCGAGATTTGAGGGACCTGCGGGCATTTCCCCTGCTGCAGCCAGATTCCTGATCAATCGCGAGACCGACAATCAAAGCCTGCTTTCAGCCATCATCAGCATGGCAGTTAAAGGATACCTGAAGATAAACGTGCAGGATAAGTCGTATTCCCTGGAAAAAACCGGGACAGACGAAAGCCGGCTTTCAGATGATGAAATGATCATCGCTAAAGAGATTTTCAGCTCTGCCGACAAATTGAAAGTCGGTCCTGATTATTCCCATTCACTTTCCAGTGCCCTGATCAAGCTGGATAAATACATGGAGAAAAACTGGCTTGAAGATTATTATTCCAGCAACTTTGGCTGTTTCATCATCGGCTTGAGCCTGTCACTCATCACCTGGGGATTGATGATCCTGTACGGCGAAAGTATCGAGGCCATGCTGGCAATCACACTGATTCTGGTTTCAGGAAACATCCTGACATCCTGCGCGATCGGAGCAGGGATCAGACATGAACTTGACAGTAACCTCGGCCTGGAAGGACCGGTAAAATCCGGTCTGTACCTCTCCCTGGGCATTGTCTGTACGATTCTCAACGTCTGGCTGATTTATCAGATAGTGCAATTATACGATCTCAATCCGGCGATCGCCATCCTGATCACTCTGATCAGTGCAATTGACACGCTTTTTTTCTTCCTGCTGCCTGCTCCCACTTTGAAAGGCCTGAGGCTGATCGAGGAACTGCTGGGATTGAAAATGTTTCTGGGTATCGCTGATGCAGACAGATTCAGCGGCAGATCACCTGAATTGAACAAAACATTGTTTGAGCGGAATCTTCCCTATGCCCTGGCCCTGGACGTGGAAATCCCCTGGGGAGAAAAGTTCACTGCAGTGCTGGCACAGGCAGAGGAACCTTCCTGGTATACAGGAGGAGGCAGGATTTGTTATTACAGTTTCCCGAAAGTTCTCAATTCAGGCTTCAATTCAGTTGTAGCTAATTCAATATCCAGCGGTCCCTCCGGAGGAGTCGGTGGAAGGGGCAGCTTCAGTTCCAGATCCGGTGGCAGAGGTTTCAGCGGTGGCGGCCGGGGCGGTGGCGGCGGGCGGGGGTGGTGA
- a CDS encoding LemA family protein: protein MSVTFGTLLFSILSLVLIFALLFNYLIRLYNITCEAEADVNVQLKRRHDLIPKLVDAVSAYSAHEKRVLEDIAKTRSECLDTGALPERSASESRLAGSIRSILALAESYPDLKADQNFLSLQKEISAVEDAIQNSRRLYNGAVRNYNVLAQSFPALLIARAANFKSREYFELAAQEDESPPVRF, encoded by the coding sequence ATGTCAGTTACATTTGGAACTCTTCTGTTTTCAATTTTATCGTTGGTACTCATCTTCGCGCTCCTATTCAACTACCTGATCAGGCTCTATAATATCACCTGCGAAGCTGAAGCTGACGTAAATGTGCAGCTCAAGCGCAGGCATGATCTGATCCCTAAGCTCGTGGATGCGGTTTCAGCCTACAGCGCACATGAAAAAAGAGTGCTGGAAGACATTGCCAAGACCAGGAGCGAATGCCTGGATACAGGGGCACTGCCTGAGCGCTCAGCAAGCGAATCCAGGCTCGCGGGAAGCATCAGATCCATCCTGGCCCTCGCCGAATCCTATCCTGATCTCAAGGCAGACCAGAATTTTCTCTCACTGCAGAAGGAAATTTCAGCAGTTGAGGATGCGATCCAGAATTCACGGCGTTTATACAATGGAGCAGTGCGGAATTACAACGTGCTGGCCCAGTCGTTCCCTGCCCTGCTGATAGCCAGAGCAGCCAATTTCAAGTCCAGGGAATACTTTGAGCTGGCTGCGCAGGAAGACGAATCGCCTCCAGTCAGATTTTAA